One window of Biomphalaria glabrata chromosome 6, xgBioGlab47.1, whole genome shotgun sequence genomic DNA carries:
- the LOC106064567 gene encoding uncharacterized protein LOC106064567 isoform X2 → MASLGKDCKPVTKPPTKKSKESKLNRTMNYNNIRPWISSPYIPLDKIVRPRAVSKVTSVGIPQPDFIAVPYIEDVCVTNGTSLILDEGLLCNENYKTASWATENKHELQVLHRHQWGVGRSSSTKTLVPNNYRIVSGPDFDYIKSVSPQEDKLSTPFNNKLLLQLY, encoded by the exons AAAGCAAAGAGTCGAAACTGAATCGTACGATGAATTACAACAATATACGGCCATGGATCTCAAGCCCATATATACCACTAGACAAAATAGTCAG ACCACGAGCTGTCAGTAAAGTGACGTCTGTAGGAATCCCACAGCCTGACTTCATTGCTGTACCGTACATAGAAGACGTCTGTGTAAC AAATGGCACCTCTTTGATTCTGGACGAAGGGCTTCTATGTAATGAAAACTACAAAACTGCTTCTTGGGCTACAGAGAACAAACATGAATTGCAAGTTCTCCACCGTCATCAATGGGGTGTTGGCAGATCAAGCAGCACAAAAACTCTGGTCCCCAATAATTACAGAATAGT ATCTGGTCCTGATTTTGACTATATCAAAAGTGTTTCACCACAAGAAGACAAATTGTCAACACCATTCAACAATAAA TTGTTGTTGCAGTTGTATTGA
- the LOC106064567 gene encoding uncharacterized protein LOC106064567 isoform X1: MASLGKDCKPVTKPPTKKSKESKLNRTMNYNNIRPWISSPYIPLDKIVRPRAVSKVTSVGIPQPDFIAVPYIEDVCVTNGTSLILDEGLLCNENYKTASWATENKHELQVLHRHQWGVGRSSSTKTLVPNNYRIVSGPDFDYIKSVSPQEDKLSTPFNNKIVMEQETPSNVVEASQFLHEIRHHLSHKRNISNIVA; encoded by the exons AAAGCAAAGAGTCGAAACTGAATCGTACGATGAATTACAACAATATACGGCCATGGATCTCAAGCCCATATATACCACTAGACAAAATAGTCAG ACCACGAGCTGTCAGTAAAGTGACGTCTGTAGGAATCCCACAGCCTGACTTCATTGCTGTACCGTACATAGAAGACGTCTGTGTAAC AAATGGCACCTCTTTGATTCTGGACGAAGGGCTTCTATGTAATGAAAACTACAAAACTGCTTCTTGGGCTACAGAGAACAAACATGAATTGCAAGTTCTCCACCGTCATCAATGGGGTGTTGGCAGATCAAGCAGCACAAAAACTCTGGTCCCCAATAATTACAGAATAGT ATCTGGTCCTGATTTTGACTATATCAAAAGTGTTTCACCACAAGAAGACAAATTGTCAACACCATTCAACAATAAA ATTGTTATGGAACAAGAGACTCCATCAAATGTAGTTGAAGCCAGCCAGTTTCTGCATGAAATAAGACATCATCTATCACATAAACGGAACATTTCAAATATTGTTGCATAA
- the LOC106064567 gene encoding uncharacterized protein LOC106064567 isoform X3 encodes MVETAISPVMSMTLRPRAVSKVTSVGIPQPDFIAVPYIEDVCVTNGTSLILDEGLLCNENYKTASWATENKHELQVLHRHQWGVGRSSSTKTLVPNNYRIVSGPDFDYIKSVSPQEDKLSTPFNNKIVMEQETPSNVVEASQFLHEIRHHLSHKRNISNIVA; translated from the exons ATGGTTGAGACAGCTATATCTCCTGTGATGTCCATGACTTTAAG ACCACGAGCTGTCAGTAAAGTGACGTCTGTAGGAATCCCACAGCCTGACTTCATTGCTGTACCGTACATAGAAGACGTCTGTGTAAC AAATGGCACCTCTTTGATTCTGGACGAAGGGCTTCTATGTAATGAAAACTACAAAACTGCTTCTTGGGCTACAGAGAACAAACATGAATTGCAAGTTCTCCACCGTCATCAATGGGGTGTTGGCAGATCAAGCAGCACAAAAACTCTGGTCCCCAATAATTACAGAATAGT ATCTGGTCCTGATTTTGACTATATCAAAAGTGTTTCACCACAAGAAGACAAATTGTCAACACCATTCAACAATAAA ATTGTTATGGAACAAGAGACTCCATCAAATGTAGTTGAAGCCAGCCAGTTTCTGCATGAAATAAGACATCATCTATCACATAAACGGAACATTTCAAATATTGTTGCATAA